A single genomic interval of Cucumis sativus cultivar 9930 chromosome 5, Cucumber_9930_V3, whole genome shotgun sequence harbors:
- the LOC116403894 gene encoding uncharacterized protein LOC116403894, producing the protein MTVTYKDWHEMLPFALHCYRTSVRTSIGATPFSLVYGMEAVLPIEVEVLSLRVIKEAKLEEAEWTRARFTMMDKSWMHKSRLSKDYELGVENFIKFGFSNTTSSYIRCPCLKCGNCEKHSRKGVRDHLYVNDDDVGSVKEMIEVAHEEYSKDPTGFEKLLIDAEKPLYEGCKKYTKLSTLVKLYNLKVRYGWSDTSFSELLETLKEILPTTNELPNSLYEAKKTLGALGMEYEKIHACPNNCCLYRKEFANAIECPECGQSRWKNVKDTNERRKQIPSKVIWYFPIIPRFKRLFRSIECAENLTWHSTERINDGKLRHPADSPAWKLVDMKWPDFGSEPRNLRLALSADGVNPHGPKQPGDDIGIYLAPLIEDLKLLWKSGVECYDAYQEEPFNLRSVLLWTINDFPAYGNLSGCCVKGYKACPICGDNTNSIRLKYGKKMAYLGHRRFLARNHPYRRQKKSFNGKKELDTIPEPLSGEDVYLKLKDLEFSRGKKNHKKRLMNRSTLLDILGKSKDGLNARRDLVDLKLRPELASIRSEKKIFIPPACYTLTKDEKRCVLKTLSEIKVPEGYSSNIRNLVSMTDLKLNSLKSHDCHVLIQQLFPIAIRSVLPKHVRYAITRLCVFFNSVCNKVLDVQQLDKLEEDIVVTLCLFEKYFPPSFFTIMIHLTVHIVREVKLCGPIYLRWMYPFERFMKVIKNSVRNRYRPEGCIAESYLIEEAVEFCTDFLSGVDPIGLGTRKSQDHLDTSNIGRPLSMGVPFKPQQELLHQAHQYVLENTVDVQPYTEYQLSLKLEMLEFQITYDGLHDPHPFVIRYSGYAINECRYHIQSCDKERSVQNSGVSLVAKTMQVSSSKDKNLVIGDISFYGVIQEIWELNYNMFNVPMFKCDWVQNNGGVRIDELGYVLVDLNRVGHKSDSFILASQAKQVFYVEDPSDVR; encoded by the exons ATGACTGTCACATATAAAGATTGGCATGAGATGTTACCATTTGCATTACACTGTTACCGAACGTCAGTTCGCACATCAATTGGGGCAACTCCTTTTTCTTTGGTGTATGGCATGGAAGCTGTTTTGCCTATTGAGGTCGAGGTGCTATCCCTCAGGGTAATTAAAGAAGCGAAACTAGAAGAAGCTGAATGGACACGAGCAAG ATTTACAATGATGGATAAATCATGGATGCACAAGAGTAGATTGTCTAAAGATTATGAGTTGGGTGTGGaaaacttcatcaaatttggattttctaaTACAACTAGCTCCTATATCCGTTGTCCTTGTTTGAAATGTGGGAATTGTGAAAAACATAGTAGAAAGGGTGTTAGAGATCACTTGTATGTTAATG atgatgatgttggaagtgtaaaagaaatgattgaagTTGCTCATGAGGAATATTCAAAAGACCCAACTGGATTTGAGAAGTTGCTTATTGATGCTGAAAAACCATTGTATGAAGGATGCAAAAAGTACACAAAGTTGTCTACTCTAGtcaaattgtataatttaaaagttaggtaTGGATGGAGTGATACTAGTTTTTCAGAATTACTTGAAACTTTGAAGGAAATTCTGCCTACTACCAATGAGCTCCCGAATTCATTGTATGAAGCAAAGAAAACATTAGGTGCATTAGGAATGGAATACGAAAAGATTCATGCATGCCCGAATAATTGTTGTCTCTATAGAAAAGAATTTGCTAATGCAATTGAATGTCCTGAATGTGGTCAATCAAGGTGGAAAAACGTCAAGGATACAAATGAAAGGAGAAAGCAAATTCCCTCTAAAGTGATATGGTACTTTCCAATCATTCCACGATTTAAAAGGCTATTCAGAAGCATTGAATGTGCTGAAAACTTGACTTGGCATTCTACTGAAAGAATTAATGATGGTAAGTTACGACATCCAGCAGACTCTCCAGCATGGAAGTTAGTAGACATGAAATGGCCAGACTTCGGTTCTGAACCCAGAAATCTTCGTTTAGCATTGTCAGCCGATGGAGTAAATCCTCATG GACCAAAACAACCAGGGGATGACATAGGCATATACTTAGCACCActaattgaagatttaaaacttttatggaAAAGTGGTGTTGAATGTTATGATGCTTATCAAGAAGAACCATTCAACTTAAGGTCAGTTTTGTTGTGGACAATCAATGATTTTCCTGCATATGGTAACCTTAGTGGATGTTGTGTGAAAGGGTATAAAGCATGCCCAATTTGTGGAGATAATACAAATTCTATAAGGTTAAAGTATGGGAAGAAAATGGCATACCTTGGACATCGTAGATTTTTGGCACGAAATCATCCGTATCGACGACAAAAGAAGTCATTCAATGgtaaaaaagaacttgataCAATTCCAGAGCCACTTTCTGGGGAGGAtgtgtatttaaaattgaaagatctTGAATTTTCTAGAGGGAAGAAGAACCATAAGAAACGATTGATGAACAGAA GTACACTTCTTGATATTCTTGGGAAAAGTAAGGATGGATTGAATGCTAGACGCGATTTAGTTGATCTAAAACTTCGACCAGAGCTTGCCTCTATCagaagtgaaaagaaaatattcattCCGCCCGCGTGTTATACTCTTACAAAGGATGAAAAACGATGTGTTTTGAAGACTTTGTCTGAAATAAAGGTTCCTGAAGGTTACTCTTCCAATATTAGAAACCTTGTGTCAATGACagatttaaaacttaatagtttaaaatctcATGATTGTCATGTGCTCATACAACAGTTGTTTCCCATTGCGATAAGATCAGTGCTACCGAAACATGTTCGTTATGCTATAACTAGGTTGTGCGTCTTTTTCAATTCTGTATGCAACAAGGTATTAGACGTACAACAACTAGACAAGTTGGAAGAAGATATTGTGGTAACattgtgtttgtttgaaaaGTATTTTCCCCCTTCATTCTTCACAATCATGATTCATCTCACAGTACACATAGTTAGAGAAGTCAAACTTTGTGGCCCTATATATCTTCGATGGATGTATCCCTTTGAAAGATTCATGAAGGTCATTAAAAACTCTGTGAGGAATAGATATCGTCCAGAAGGTTGTATTGCTGAAAGTTATTTAATAGAAGAAGCTGTTGAATTTTGTACTGATTTCTTATCTGGAGTAGATCCCATTGGACTTGGGACTCGCAAGTCACAAGACCATTTAGATACTTCAAACATTGGTAGACCATTGTCCATGGGAGTTCCTTTCAAACCTCAACAAGAACTTCTACATCAAGCTCATCAATATGTTTTGGAAAATACAGTCGATGTCCAACCATATACAGA GTATCAACTGAGCTTGAAGTTGGAAATGCTGGAGTTTCAGATAACTTATGATGGATTGCATGACCCTCATCCTTTTGTTATTAGATATAGTGGTTATGCAATAAATGAATGTCGCTATCACATACAATCTTGTGATAAAGAACGAAGTGTACAAAACAGTGGAGTTAGCTTAGTTGCAAAAACAATGCAAGTGTCTAGttctaaagataaaaatctGGTCATCGGCGATATATCATTTTATGGAGTCATACAAGAGATATGGGAACTGaattataatatgtttaaCGTTCCtatgtttaaatgtgattgGGTTCAAAACAATGGCGGTGTTCGGATTGATGAACTTGGTTATgttttagttgatttgaatAGAGTAGGACACAAGTCAGACTCCTTCATACTAGCAAGTCAAgcaaaacaagttttttatgTTGAGGATCCAAGCGATGTTAGATGA
- the LOC101218221 gene encoding MLP-like protein 329, with translation MSLKGKIESEIVINTPPHRFYKLFKEEIFDIPKACPKLVQKINIHGGDWSKHGHGSIKTWHYTLDDDKAEVFKERVELDDKNLVIKLIGLEGDLFEHYKSFNETYKVVKKGPGQCAIILTLEYEKLHDCSPSPQKYYDAMINLVKSIESHLKK, from the exons ATGTCTcttaaaggaaaaattgaGAGTGAAATAGTAATAAACACACCTCCCCACAGATTTTACAAACTattcaaagaagaaattttcGACATTCCAAAAGCTTGTCCAAAGTTAGTCCAAAAGATTAATATTCATGGTGGGGATTGGAGCAAACACGGTCACGGTTCGATCAAGACTTGGCATTACACTTTAG ATGACGACAAAGCTGAAGTTTTCAAGGAACGAGTGGAACTTGATGACAAGAACCTAGTGATAAAACTAATTGGATTGGAAGGAGACTTGTTTGAGCATTATAAAAGCTTCAATGAAACATATAAAGTTGTGAAAAAGGGACCTGGTCAGTGTGCCATAATTCTTACCTTAGAGTATGAGAAACTTCACGATTGTTCTCCATCCCCTCAAAAGTACTATGATGCTATGATTAACCTTGTCAAGAGCATTGAATCacatcttaaaaaataa
- the LOC101217982 gene encoding MLP-like protein 329: MALVGELVNETEVNANANKFFHFFKHEIFHTPNISSNLIQQVKLHEGDWDVHGHGSIKIWNYTIDGKPEVFKERVEFDDKKLVMKLVGLEGNVFKHYKTFNIIYQIVPKKPQHSLVVMNLKYEKLDDGSPAPYKYVEFLENLIKDIESHLK, encoded by the exons ATGGCCCTTGTTGGAGAGCTTGTAAATGAAACAGAAGTCAATGCAAATGCAAAcaagttttttcatttcttcaaacatGAAATCTTCCATACTCCAAACATTTCGTCAAATTTGATCCAACAAGTTAAACTCCACGAAGGAGATTGGGACGTCCATGGCCATGGCTCCATCAAGATTTGGAATTACACTATAG ATGGTAAGCCAGAAGTTTTCAAAGAACGAGTGGAGTTCGATGATAAGAAACTAGTGATGAAGTTGGTTGGATTAGAAGGAAATGTGTTTAAGCATTACAAAACTTTCaacattatatatcaaattgtgCCAAAAAAACCTCAGCATAGTTTAGTggttatgaatttgaaatatgaGAAACTTGATGATGGCTCACCTGCTCCATAcaaatatgttgaatttttgGAAAATCTCATCAAAGATATCGAATCACACCTTAAGTAA